One window from the genome of Alkalihalobacillus sp. LMS6 encodes:
- a CDS encoding NAD(P)-dependent alcohol dehydrogenase has protein sequence MNVKARAVNGPTEAFEKTEISRRNLDQHDVLIEIKYAGICHSDIHTARGEWGDVHYPLVPGHEIAGIVAEVGSDVTSFKVGDRVGVGCMVDSCGKCVSCREGEEQYCEEGNIQTYGGIDKYGEHTQGGYSTHIVVTEGFVLRIPDSIPFDAAAPLLCAGITTYSPLKKWQADTGKKVAVIGLGGLGHLAVKIAHAMGAEVTVLSQTLKKEQDGLTFGAKNYYATSDPETLTKLAGSFDLIINTVSAKLDMSAYLNLLALNGTLVNVGAPSEPLEVNAFSLISKRRSFAGSMIGGIKETQEMLDFCAEHNILPEIEVISADRIDEAYERVLESDVRYRFVIDTSTI, from the coding sequence ATGAATGTAAAAGCAAGAGCAGTGAATGGTCCAACAGAAGCATTTGAAAAGACAGAGATTTCACGCAGAAACCTTGATCAACATGATGTATTAATCGAAATTAAGTATGCGGGAATTTGTCACTCTGATATCCATACAGCGAGAGGTGAGTGGGGCGACGTTCATTATCCTTTAGTTCCTGGGCACGAGATTGCTGGGATTGTGGCGGAAGTAGGGAGTGACGTCACTTCTTTTAAAGTAGGCGATCGCGTCGGTGTTGGCTGTATGGTCGATTCTTGTGGAAAGTGTGTAAGCTGTCGTGAAGGAGAAGAGCAATACTGTGAGGAAGGAAATATTCAAACCTATGGTGGAATTGATAAGTACGGGGAGCATACGCAAGGTGGCTACTCGACGCACATTGTTGTGACAGAAGGGTTTGTTCTACGAATCCCAGATTCTATCCCTTTTGATGCTGCGGCACCACTTCTTTGTGCAGGCATTACCACTTACTCTCCGTTAAAAAAGTGGCAAGCCGATACAGGGAAAAAAGTGGCTGTCATTGGTCTTGGTGGACTAGGTCACCTAGCAGTGAAAATCGCACATGCCATGGGAGCGGAAGTAACTGTTCTATCACAAACATTGAAGAAAGAACAAGATGGTCTGACGTTTGGCGCAAAAAATTATTATGCCACAAGTGACCCAGAAACATTGACGAAGCTTGCCGGTTCTTTTGATTTAATTATTAATACGGTAAGTGCAAAGCTAGATATGAGTGCTTACTTAAATCTATTAGCTTTAAACGGCACATTAGTAAATGTCGGTGCACCAAGCGAGCCGCTAGAGGTGAATGCATTTTCTCTTATTAGTAAAAGAAGATCTTTTGCCGGTTCAATGATTGGTGGCATTAAGGAAACACAAGAAATGTTGGATTTCTGTGCAGAGCATAACATCCTCCCAGAAATTGAAGTGATTTCAGCAGACCGTATTGATGAAGCGTACGAACGTGTACTTGAATCGGATGTTCGCTACCGTTTCGTTATTGATACAAGCACGATTTAA
- a CDS encoding sugar phosphate isomerase/epimerase has protein sequence MKIGLSSYSLVQALNDGRLTILEAIDWVKEQGGTHMELVPYGYTVVDNYDLANQIKEQAAKAKIELSAYCMPANFIQPTQAAFDEEVERIKAHVDVVHHMGIKILRHDVTAFSMKPDEMSIHYFDDHFEEMVLGSQLIADYAKPLGITTTIENHGFNVQSSDRVQRVLRAVNRDNFKTTLDIGNFLCADEDPLVGVKKNLPYAATVHFKDFYIRPYYENPGEGAWFRSSNGHYLRGAILGHGELPIREIIRQLKVAGYDGYLVIEFEGMEDCFLGSRISMNNLKRLWNEVTVDGWKSVEGARA, from the coding sequence ATGAAAATAGGTTTGAGTTCATACAGTTTAGTTCAGGCATTGAATGATGGTCGATTAACAATTCTTGAAGCAATTGATTGGGTGAAAGAGCAAGGTGGGACTCATATGGAACTCGTCCCTTATGGCTATACGGTTGTAGACAACTATGATTTAGCTAATCAAATTAAAGAACAAGCTGCCAAGGCAAAGATTGAGCTCTCTGCTTATTGTATGCCTGCAAATTTCATTCAACCAACGCAAGCGGCTTTTGATGAAGAAGTGGAGCGAATTAAAGCGCACGTTGACGTCGTGCATCATATGGGAATTAAAATCTTGCGTCATGATGTAACGGCGTTTTCGATGAAGCCTGATGAGATGTCAATTCACTATTTTGATGATCATTTTGAAGAAATGGTTTTAGGGAGTCAGCTCATTGCCGATTACGCGAAACCTTTAGGCATCACGACCACAATTGAAAATCACGGTTTTAACGTGCAGTCGAGTGACCGGGTTCAACGGGTGTTACGTGCGGTAAATCGCGATAATTTTAAAACAACCTTGGATATTGGCAACTTCTTATGTGCGGATGAAGATCCGTTAGTTGGAGTGAAGAAAAATCTTCCGTATGCGGCTACCGTTCATTTCAAAGATTTCTATATTCGACCTTATTATGAGAACCCTGGTGAAGGCGCATGGTTTAGAAGCTCAAATGGCCATTATTTGCGTGGAGCGATTCTCGGTCATGGCGAGCTACCAATTCGAGAGATTATCCGACAACTTAAAGTAGCAGGTTATGATGGTTACCTCGTTATTGAATTTGAAGGAATGGAAGATTGTTTTCTCGGGTCGCGCATTAGTATGAATAACTTAAAGCGACTTTGGAATGAAGTAACGGTAGATGGCTGGAAGTCAGTAGAAGGGGCGAGAGCGTAA
- a CDS encoding Gfo/Idh/MocA family protein produces the protein MNVVVIGLGSISEMHIKSYQKNPSVSLVGLCDKNQARAQEKAAHYDVKHVFTDPEEVFQNPEVDAVSICTWNQTHADLAIRALRAGKHVLVEKPISMTVAEAEKVQTAVKETGKLLQVGFVRRFGTNAQVLKSFIDQGKLGDIYYAKASLLRRLGNPGGWFADKDRSGGGPLIDLGVHIIDSCWYLMGRPKVKSITGHVYDQLGNRGNVQNLSFYKTADYDASSNTVEDLANAVITFENGSSLMVDVSYSLHTKKDQLAMQVFGTKGGAELEPELMLVMEENNTILNVEPQIDHRTFDFDNAFQKQIDAFVDACITGGPSLAPVEDGLEIMRILEGIYQASAQKKPVQL, from the coding sequence ATGAATGTTGTCGTGATTGGATTAGGATCGATTTCAGAAATGCATATTAAGTCGTATCAGAAAAATCCAAGCGTTTCATTAGTCGGATTATGTGATAAAAATCAAGCGAGGGCGCAGGAAAAAGCAGCTCATTATGATGTGAAACACGTATTTACTGATCCTGAAGAAGTGTTTCAAAATCCAGAAGTCGATGCAGTTAGCATCTGTACTTGGAATCAGACTCATGCGGATCTAGCCATTCGAGCGCTACGTGCTGGGAAACATGTGTTAGTGGAAAAGCCGATTTCAATGACCGTGGCAGAAGCGGAAAAGGTTCAAACTGCTGTGAAGGAAACAGGGAAATTGTTGCAAGTTGGGTTTGTCCGACGGTTTGGAACAAACGCTCAAGTATTAAAATCGTTCATTGATCAGGGGAAGCTCGGGGACATTTATTATGCAAAAGCATCTTTGTTAAGAAGGCTTGGAAATCCAGGAGGCTGGTTTGCTGATAAAGACCGATCAGGAGGAGGACCGTTAATCGATTTAGGTGTACACATTATTGATAGTTGTTGGTATTTAATGGGTAGACCGAAAGTGAAGTCGATTACAGGACACGTCTACGATCAATTAGGAAACCGAGGTAACGTTCAGAACCTCTCGTTCTACAAAACTGCTGATTACGATGCATCTTCAAACACAGTGGAAGATTTAGCGAACGCTGTTATTACGTTTGAGAACGGTAGTTCATTAATGGTCGATGTGTCTTATTCTCTCCACACGAAAAAGGATCAACTCGCCATGCAAGTATTTGGCACAAAAGGTGGGGCGGAGCTCGAACCAGAATTAATGCTTGTAATGGAAGAAAACAACACGATTTTAAATGTTGAACCACAAATCGACCATCGCACCTTTGATTTTGATAATGCCTTCCAAAAACAAATCGATGCCTTTGTGGATGCCTGCATAACGGGAGGCCCTTCTCTAGCACCTGTAGAAGACGGATTAGAGATTATGAGAATTCTTGAAGGCATTTATCAAGCATCTGCACAAAAAAAACCTGTTCAATTATAG
- the wrbA gene encoding NAD(P)H:quinone oxidoreductase type IV, giving the protein MANTKVAVIYYSSTGTNYQLAQWAKEAAEGNGAEVKLVKFPELAPDQAIDSNPAWREHIEATKHIPEVTADDMLWADAYIFSVPSRFGVVPGQAKQFFDTLGGLWGQGKLANKVVSGMASAANAHGGQEQTILSLYTTMYHWGAIVASPAYTDPVTFAAGGNPYGTSVTVDGDGKMVEDVKEAVEHQARRTTSVAKAIVEGLK; this is encoded by the coding sequence ATGGCTAATACAAAAGTAGCAGTAATTTACTACAGTTCAACAGGAACAAACTATCAACTTGCACAGTGGGCGAAAGAAGCAGCTGAGGGAAATGGGGCGGAAGTGAAACTAGTGAAATTTCCAGAACTAGCTCCAGATCAAGCGATTGATTCAAATCCAGCATGGCGTGAACACATTGAAGCGACGAAACATATACCAGAGGTTACGGCTGACGATATGCTGTGGGCAGATGCCTATATTTTCAGCGTGCCATCCCGTTTTGGCGTAGTACCTGGACAAGCGAAGCAATTTTTTGATACATTAGGCGGGCTTTGGGGCCAAGGAAAGCTTGCTAATAAAGTTGTCAGTGGTATGGCTTCTGCAGCGAATGCGCATGGCGGCCAAGAGCAAACGATTTTATCTCTTTACACCACAATGTATCATTGGGGAGCTATTGTTGCTTCACCAGCTTACACAGACCCCGTTACATTTGCAGCAGGTGGAAACCCTTACGGAACAAGTGTAACGGTCGATGGAGATGGAAAAATGGTCGAAGATGTGAAAGAAGCTGTAGAACACCAAGCGAGACGCACAACGTCCGTTGCGAAGGCAATTGTAGAAGGTTTAAAGTAA
- a CDS encoding SDR family oxidoreductase: MNLHLHEKVVIVLAASKGLGRAVAEKFAEEGAQVVLASRRSDELKKVADDIAKRTGNPNLYTKTCDITKGEDIKQLVAFTVDMLGKVNVLVNNSGGPPAGGIEQFTDEDWQRAYELNLLSYVRAIREVVPHMQAQGGGHIANIASSSIKQTLESLLLSNTFRAGVAGLSKSLSQELAKDNILINTIGPGRIATDRLIELDDRKAEQLHQSREEVRMKEEQSIPLGRYGTPEEFANQLVFLCSGANTYVTGQALIVDGGLVKAL; this comes from the coding sequence ATGAATTTACATTTACATGAAAAGGTTGTTATCGTGTTAGCGGCTAGTAAAGGGTTAGGTCGGGCTGTTGCGGAAAAATTTGCGGAAGAAGGCGCTCAAGTTGTGTTAGCGAGCAGACGTTCAGACGAGCTAAAAAAGGTGGCTGATGACATTGCTAAGCGTACGGGGAATCCAAATCTTTATACAAAAACATGCGATATTACAAAAGGAGAAGACATTAAACAACTGGTAGCCTTTACAGTTGATATGTTAGGAAAAGTGAATGTGCTTGTAAATAATTCTGGCGGTCCTCCAGCAGGCGGAATTGAGCAATTTACGGATGAAGACTGGCAACGGGCTTATGAATTAAATCTATTAAGCTATGTTCGCGCGATTCGAGAAGTCGTTCCACATATGCAGGCGCAAGGTGGTGGCCATATCGCGAACATTGCATCGTCTTCTATAAAGCAAACATTAGAGTCATTGTTGCTATCAAATACGTTTCGAGCAGGCGTAGCAGGACTTTCCAAGAGTTTATCGCAAGAACTTGCGAAAGACAACATTTTAATTAATACAATCGGCCCGGGAAGAATTGCTACAGATCGATTAATTGAACTAGATGATAGAAAGGCAGAGCAACTTCATCAGTCACGTGAAGAGGTAAGAATGAAAGAAGAACAGTCAATTCCGCTAGGACGCTATGGAACTCCGGAAGAATTTGCAAATCAACTTGTTTTTCTATGCTCTGGAGCGAATACCTACGTGACTGGACAAGCGCTGATAGTAGACGGTGGGCTTGTAAAAGCTCTTTGA